From Deltaproteobacteria bacterium:
CGGTGGTCCTGGCGCTCGTTCCCCTGAAGAACAAGGACGGGGAGGTGGTGGGGGTGGCCGGCGGGGAGATCGATCCGACCAACTACATGCTGTCCCAGACCATATCGGCCATACCGACCGGGGCCGAAACGATCATCGAGCTCGTCGACAGCCACGGGGTCATCATCGCGTCCAACGACCCCCGCCGGATCCTCACCTGCGGGGACCGATACCGGTTCCTCGAGGGACTGGTCGCCGAAAAGAAGTCGGCGGTGCAGAGCTGCCACCGCTGCAAGGAGGGCACCGCGGGGAGGAAGCGGGAACGGGACATGCTCGCCTTCGCGCCCCTCACCATGGCCCCGTGGGGAGTGATCGTCCGCGACCCCGTCGATTCGGTGTTCTCCCCCTCCTCGAACCTCCGGAGGGGGTTTCTCCTGCTGAGCGCCGTCGCCATCGCCACCACGCTCCTGCTCGCCGTCGGGCTGTCGAAGGGGATCGTCCGGCCCGTCCAGGCCCTGATCGGCGCCACGCGGAAGATCGCCGACGGGAACCTGAACGATCCGATCGAGGTGGAGGCCAAGGACGAGATCGGCACCCTCGGGAAAAGCGTGGACGACATGCGGATCAAGCTGGCCGAGTCCCTGAAGAGCGTGCAGGCGTACAGCGAGGGTCTGGAAAGCATGGTGGCGGACCGCACGCGGGAGCTGCACCGGAGCCGGGAGAAGCTCGCGGCGCTCCTGCAGGGGATCATCACGGCGGAGGAGGACGAGCGGAAGCGGATCGCCCGGGAGCTCCACGACGACACGAGCCAGTCGCTCAACGCCGCGCTCATCTCGCTGGACTCGGTCGTGGCGCACTTTCCGGCGTACGATCCCATCCGCAAGCAGCTGCTCCAGATGCGGGAGCAGTGCATGGCGATGCTGAAGGGAGTCCACCGGATGATCAAGGATCTGCGCCCTCCGATCCTGGACGACCTGGGGCTGGAATCCGCGATAAAGTGGGTCCTGGAGAAGCACATCGGGGAACGGGGAATCCGGTACCGCCTGGAAACGACCGGGAGCGCCGCGGAGCTGAAGGCGCGGGCGGCGGTCGAAGTGGACTACCCGAGGCTGGAACTGGTCCTGTTCCGGATCGCGCAGGAGGGGATCATCAACATCAGCAAGCACGCGGAGGCGGAAAACGTCGAGGTGATCCTCGCGTTTCGCGAATCGGCCATCGACATGGAGATCCGGGACGACGGGAAGGGGTTCGACGCGGATTCCGTGTACGGGGCCTTCCGGAAGGATCACCAGGTCGGCCTCGGCCTGGTCGGCATGGGGGAGCGGATCTCCCTGCTCGACGGGACGCTCGAAGTCCGGTCGGAACCGGGACGGGGGACCCGCATCTCGGTCCACGTTCCGGTCCCGACCTGAGAGGCGACACCGATGCCGAGGGTCAGGATCCTGGTCGCGGACGACCACGCGCTGGTGCGGGAGGGGATCATCGCCATCCTGAAGCTCCACGAGGACCTGGAAGTCGCGGGAGAGGCGGCGGACGGGAAGGAGGCGGTCCAGAAGGCGATGAAGCTCCGTCCGGACATCGTCCTGATGGACATCGCGATGCCCGGGCTGGGCGGCCTCGAGGCGACCATCGAAATCCGGAAGGCGCAGCCCGACGTCAAGATCCTCGTGTTGAGCCAGTACGACGACAAGGAATACGTGAACCGCCTGCTGACGGCCGGGGTGTCGGGGTACATCCTGAAGCACGCGGTCGGGACGGACCTCGTCTCGGCGATTCGCGCGGTGGCGCGGGGGGATTCGTACCTGTATCCGGCGATCACCTCCTCCCTGATCGACGATTACCTGAGCGGGAGGGACGTCTCCCTGACGGACCCCTACGACCGGCTGACCGACCGCGAACGGCAGGTGCTGAAGCTGATCGCCGAGGGACACACCCACAAGGAGATCGCGGGGCTTTTGGACATCAGCGCCAAGACGGTCATCGCCCACTACACCAACGTCCAGGAAAAACTCGAGATCCGGAACCGCGCCGAGCTCATCAAGTTCGCGCTGCGGAGGGGGATCATCCGGTAGCCGGCACGACGATCCGCCCGGCTCGCTTTACCTTGCAAACCGCCGCGGGAATCGTCATAATTTGACGATTCCGATGGAAATCCAAAGCACTCCGCGGCGTCCCCGTCCCCCCGCCCGAGATCCTCGCCCGACGTTCGGAGCGCACACGAAAAGGAGAACGGAAATGAAAGCGAAGCTCGTCCGGTATCTGCTCCTGGCGGCGTTTCTCGGTGTCGTGTTCTCCGTCCCGTCCCCCGTCCATTCGGACGCCGTGATCAAGCTGACCTACGCCAACTTCCCCCCGGCGGCCACCTTCCCCTGCGTCCAGATGGAGCGGTGGGCCAAGGAGGTCGAAAAAAGGACGGGCGGGAAGGTGAAGGTGCAGACCTTCCCCGGCGGAACGCTCCTTCCCGCCAAGAACATCCTCGACGGGGTCATCTCGGGGGTGGCCGACATCGGCAATTTCGCCATGAGCTACCAGCCGGGCCGCTTCCCGGTATCCGAGGTGGTGGACCTGCCCCTCGGGTTCACCAGCTCCCGGGTGGCCAGCCTCACCCTCTACGATCTCGTGGAGAAGTACCAGCCGAAGGAGTTCGACAAGGTGAAGATCCTCACGCTCTTCACCTGCCCCCCGACCAACTTCATGACCAAGGTTCCCGTGAAGTCGCTGGCGGACCTCAAAGGGCTGGAACTGCGCGTCGCCGGGACCAGCGCCGAGGTCGTGAAGCGCCTGGGCGGTATCCCGGTCGCCATGCCCCAGTCCGAGACCCCCGAGGCGATCCAGAAGGGGGTCGTGAAGGGGATGGTGTCCTCGATGGAGATCCTCCAGGACTTCAAGTTCGCCGCCTACACGCCGTACGCCACCGTCGCGAACCTCCCGGTCGTCACGTTCGCGGTCGTGATGAACAAGGACAAGTGGAACTCCCTCCCGGCGGACGTGAAGAAGATCCTGGACGACATGCGGCGCGAGCAGGCGCAGTGGACCGGCGAATACGTCGACAACCACGTGAAGGAGGCGCTCGCCTGGTCGAAGAAGAACCACAGCCACCAGCTGTTCACCCTTCCGGCTTCGGAGGCCGAAACCGTGAAATCCCTCCTGAAGCCGATCATCGACGATTACACGAAGCGGGTGACGGCGCAGGGGCTCCCGGCCGCACAGATCCTGGCCGACGCGCTGGCGTTCAAGAAGAAGCACGAGCAGCAGGGCAGGTAGCCCGACCGCCCGATGGGCCTGGAACGGTTATCCGAACTGCTGCGCAAGGTCCTCCTGGTCGCCGGGGGCGTCTCGCTCCTGCTGTTGACGCTCCTGGCGACCCTGAACGTGGCCCTCCGGATCTTCCGTGTCCCGGTCGGCGGGACGTACGAGGTGGTCTCCTTCCTCGGCGCGATCGTAACGGCCGGCGCCCTCGGCTACACGCAGAAGCGGAAGGACCACATCGTCGTCGACATCCTTTCCGATAGATTCCCCGACCCGTTGAAGCGGGTCGCCGACCGGGTCAGCCACGTCCTGATGCTGGTCCTCTTCTCGATCGTCTCCTGGCAGACCCTGGTGTACGGAAAGCGCCTGGCCGCCACCGGCGAGCTCTCCGAAACGCTGAAGATCGCCTACTACCCGTTCGTGTTCGCGGTCTCCATCGGTTTCGCCGTCCTGTCGCTCACCATCCTCCTCGATCTGGCGGAGAGTTTCTGGACCGGCAAGGAGAAGCGTTGAGCGGTCCCGTCGTCGGCGTCCTCGGCATCCTCGCGATGTTCCTGGTCCTGTTCGTCCTGCGGATCCCCGCGGCGTTCACGATGGCGCTGGTCGGATTCCTGGGGATCGCCTGGGTGACCTCCATCGACGCCGCGTTCTCCATGGTGGGGACCGAGATGTGGAACATCTTCTCCAGCTACGGGCTGACGGTGATCCCGCTGTTCATCCTGGTGGGGGAGATCGTCCATTACGCCGGGTACAACTTCAGCCTCTACGACGCGACCTACAAGTGGTTCGGCCATTTCCGCGGCGGGCTCGCGATGACCACGATCATGGCGTCGGCCGCCTTTTCGGCCATCTCCGGCTCGAACACCGCCACGGCGGCGACGATGAGCGCCGTCGCCATCCCCGCGATGAAGGAGTACAACTACCACCCGATGCTGAACGCGGGTTCCGTCGCCGCGGGGGCCACGCTGGGGGTCCTGATCCCTCCATCGATCGTGCTCGTGGTGTACGGGCTCTACACCGGGCAGTCGATCGGCAAGCTCTTCTTCGGGAACATCATTCCGAGCGCCATCCTGACCGTCGCCATCCTCGGGACCGTCGTCTGGATCTGCCGCATGCACCCGGACTGGGGGGCGGCCGGCCCGAGATTCGGCTGGAAGGAGCGGATGAAGGCGCTCCCCGAGGCGATCGACGTCCTGGTGCTGTTCGGGATCATCATGTACGCGCTGTTCACGGGGGTGGTGACCGCGACCGAGGCCGCCGCGGTGAGCTGCTTCCTCGGCTACGCCATCTGCCTGGCGCGACGGAAGCTTTCGTGGAAGAAGTTCGTGGATTCGATGACGGACACCCTCCGGATCTCGTGCATGGTGTTCATGATCGTCGCCGGGGCCGTGATCTTCGCCCGCTTCCTGACGGTGACCCGCCTTCCGTTCGAGACCGCGGAGTGGATCCGGACCCTGGCGCTTCCGAAATGGATGGTCCTCTGGGTGATCCTGCTCTGCTACATCGTCGGCGGCTGCGTGATGGACGCCCTCGCGTTCCTGCTCGTCTCGCTGCCGATCTTCTACCCGCTGGTGATCCAGCTGGGGTACGACCCGATCTGGTTCGGGCAGGTGATCACGATCGTGACGACCATGGGGTCGATCATGCCCCCCATCGGCATCTGCTGCTACGTCGTGTCGGGGATGTCCGGCATCCCGCTTTCGACCGTCTTCCGGGGGAGCTTCTACTACGTCCCTTCCTACATCGTCTCGATCGTGATTCTCATGATATCCCCGTACTGGACGGTCCTCGTGCTGTCCGACCTCGTGAAGTAGCGGCGGCCGTGCGTCCCCCGGACAGTCCGACCCTCCTGCTCGGGAACGAGGCGATCGCGCACGCGCTGCTGGAGAACGGGTGCGCGGTGGCGACCTCCTACCCGGGAACGCCGGCGTCCGAGATCCTTTCCGCCGTGGGCAGGCTCAAGCGGGAGCGCGGCGTCGCGATGCACGCCGAGTGGGCGGTCAACGAGAAGGTCGCCTTCGAGATCGCGTACACCGCGGGGATCGCGGGTCTCCGCGCGGCGGTCGCCATGAAGCAGGTGGGACTGAACGTGGCTTCCGATCCGCTGATGAGCGCCGCCTACCTCGGGGTGAAAGGCGGGTTCCTGGTCGTC
This genomic window contains:
- a CDS encoding TRAP transporter small permease; translation: MERLSELLRKVLLVAGGVSLLLLTLLATLNVALRIFRVPVGGTYEVVSFLGAIVTAGALGYTQKRKDHIVVDILSDRFPDPLKRVADRVSHVLMLVLFSIVSWQTLVYGKRLAATGELSETLKIAYYPFVFAVSIGFAVLSLTILLDLAESFWTGKEKR
- a CDS encoding response regulator transcription factor, coding for MPRVRILVADDHALVREGIIAILKLHEDLEVAGEAADGKEAVQKAMKLRPDIVLMDIAMPGLGGLEATIEIRKAQPDVKILVLSQYDDKEYVNRLLTAGVSGYILKHAVGTDLVSAIRAVARGDSYLYPAITSSLIDDYLSGRDVSLTDPYDRLTDRERQVLKLIAEGHTHKEIAGLLDISAKTVIAHYTNVQEKLEIRNRAELIKFALRRGIIR
- a CDS encoding HAMP domain-containing protein, whose protein sequence is MQKRIIFLLILNVGIILVSLGVISHLSVNASIDRSIENRRMLANIIGRYIDYVIESNVKRLYDVSLSGKVDLEDNDWDPERKALKTAIEYSIFTGRIFLLDRAGHALLSYPHREEEGVHTFGIPYARKALTEFRPVISDVYTLPSTQRSVVLALVPLKNKDGEVVGVAGGEIDPTNYMLSQTISAIPTGAETIIELVDSHGVIIASNDPRRILTCGDRYRFLEGLVAEKKSAVQSCHRCKEGTAGRKRERDMLAFAPLTMAPWGVIVRDPVDSVFSPSSNLRRGFLLLSAVAIATTLLLAVGLSKGIVRPVQALIGATRKIADGNLNDPIEVEAKDEIGTLGKSVDDMRIKLAESLKSVQAYSEGLESMVADRTRELHRSREKLAALLQGIITAEEDERKRIARELHDDTSQSLNAALISLDSVVAHFPAYDPIRKQLLQMREQCMAMLKGVHRMIKDLRPPILDDLGLESAIKWVLEKHIGERGIRYRLETTGSAAELKARAAVEVDYPRLELVLFRIAQEGIINISKHAEAENVEVILAFRESAIDMEIRDDGKGFDADSVYGAFRKDHQVGLGLVGMGERISLLDGTLEVRSEPGRGTRISVHVPVPT
- a CDS encoding TRAP transporter large permease, whose protein sequence is MSGPVVGVLGILAMFLVLFVLRIPAAFTMALVGFLGIAWVTSIDAAFSMVGTEMWNIFSSYGLTVIPLFILVGEIVHYAGYNFSLYDATYKWFGHFRGGLAMTTIMASAAFSAISGSNTATAATMSAVAIPAMKEYNYHPMLNAGSVAAGATLGVLIPPSIVLVVYGLYTGQSIGKLFFGNIIPSAILTVAILGTVVWICRMHPDWGAAGPRFGWKERMKALPEAIDVLVLFGIIMYALFTGVVTATEAAAVSCFLGYAICLARRKLSWKKFVDSMTDTLRISCMVFMIVAGAVIFARFLTVTRLPFETAEWIRTLALPKWMVLWVILLCYIVGGCVMDALAFLLVSLPIFYPLVIQLGYDPIWFGQVITIVTTMGSIMPPIGICCYVVSGMSGIPLSTVFRGSFYYVPSYIVSIVILMISPYWTVLVLSDLVK
- a CDS encoding TRAP transporter substrate-binding protein, translated to MKAKLVRYLLLAAFLGVVFSVPSPVHSDAVIKLTYANFPPAATFPCVQMERWAKEVEKRTGGKVKVQTFPGGTLLPAKNILDGVISGVADIGNFAMSYQPGRFPVSEVVDLPLGFTSSRVASLTLYDLVEKYQPKEFDKVKILTLFTCPPTNFMTKVPVKSLADLKGLELRVAGTSAEVVKRLGGIPVAMPQSETPEAIQKGVVKGMVSSMEILQDFKFAAYTPYATVANLPVVTFAVVMNKDKWNSLPADVKKILDDMRREQAQWTGEYVDNHVKEALAWSKKNHSHQLFTLPASEAETVKSLLKPIIDDYTKRVTAQGLPAAQILADALAFKKKHEQQGR